Proteins encoded in a region of the Rutidosis leptorrhynchoides isolate AG116_Rl617_1_P2 chromosome 9, CSIRO_AGI_Rlap_v1, whole genome shotgun sequence genome:
- the LOC139867466 gene encoding F-box protein At2g27310-like produces the protein MATKFSDINSDIIQTHILPKLDGPSLSTAAAVSSHLQSLCSDHNLWSPTSKSTWPSITHPRVADVISTFPAGHRSFFQDSFPSLITDVNQLINSSTSSCDDLNRSSHPCPSELISAVDIRYQNDVVYSKVEFTSITADFLYSKIKIELYNNKPDGKGSGSESESESEDVTRISRHIDRKVDVLAGADEATLSHLKESMTLNWIIIDPTQKRAGNISSIKPVSARQAWMSNGTVLRYVTVLPGCDPNEMVQCRIKMVLGVDSSSNMGGLYVKKVVLKLRDVDYNCLSGREFLVITQRAISEQNNVIRKVIDDDEERWKSYNEFEELKRNKKEMVEKEEEKRVKAIKMNYVGILVSFCFSLYFLMMILIK, from the coding sequence ATGGCAACCAAATTTTCAGATATCAATTCAGACATCATTCAGACTCACATCTTACCAAAACTCGACGGCCCATCTCTTTCCACTGCAGCCGCTGTATCATCTCATCTTCAATCTCTTTGTTCCGATCATAATCTCTGGTCTCCCACCTCGAAATCCACGTGGCCATCTATTACTCATCCACGTGTTGCTGACGTCATCTCCACTTTCCCAGCCGGCCACCGTTCTTTCTTCCAAGATTCGTTTCCCTCTTTAATCACCGACGTCAACCAACTAATTAATTCTTCGACGTCATCATGCGATGATCTGAACCGTTCATCTCATCCTTGTCCATCTGAACTCATCTCAGCCGTCGATATACGCTACCAAAACGATGTCGTTTACTCCAAAGTCGAGTTCACCAGCATCACAGCAGATTTCCTTTATTCCAAGATAAAGAttgaattatataataataaacccGACGGCAAAGGATCAGGATCCGAATCCGAATCCGAATCCGAAGACGTAACCCGTATCTCACGACATATAGACCGGAAAGTCGATGTGCTGGCAGGGGCTGATGAAGCAACATTATCGCATCTGAAAGAATCTATGACATTAAACTGGATCATAATCGACCCGACCCAAAAGCGGGCAGGAAACATATCAAGCATTAAACCGGTTAGTGCAAGGCAAGCATGGATGAGTAATGGTACGGTTCTCCGATACGTCACCGTTTTACCCGGATGTGACCCGAATGAGATGGTTCAGTGTCGAATAAAGATGGTGTTAGGAGTGGACAGTAGCTCAAACATGGGGGGGTTGTACGTGAAAAAAGTTGTACTAAAGTTAAGGGACGTGGATTACAATTGTTTGAGTGGGAGGGAGTTTTTGGTAATTACACAAAGAGCAATTTCGGAACAAAATAATGTAATAAGGAAAgtaatagatgatgatgaagagagaTGGAAGAGTTATAATGAGTTTGAGgaattaaaaagaaataaaaaagaaatggtggaaaaggaagaagaaaaaagGGTGAAGGCCATTAAGATGAATTATGTTGGCATTTTGGTGTCGTTTTGTTTTTCTCTTTATTTTCTCATGATGATATTGATAAAATGA
- the LOC139865883 gene encoding lysine-specific demethylase JMJ21: MEVVDRDSQFPIVTRDRRPDALGDFNLLSDEIVCSILNLLSPRDVARLACASSVMYILCNEEPLWMNLCLSKENRQFQYKGSWKRTTLDGLQVMSKCEDPCKKPLQFDGFNSLFLYKRLYRCYTQLDGFAFDQGNVERKTDLSQEEFFHQYDGLKPVLVSGLADTWAARKTWTPEQLLEKYGDTSFRISQRSANKISMKLKDYVSYIQEQHDEDPLYIFDDKFGEVAPDLLKDYSVPHLFPDDYFDVLDSDLRPPYRWLIIGPERSGASWHVDPALTSAWNTLLCGRKRWALYPPGRVPLGVTVHVNDEDGDVDIETPSSLQWWLDFYPLLADEDKPIECTQLPGETIYVPTGWWHCVLNLETTIAVTQNYVNSKNFEYVCLDMAPGYQHKGVCRAGLLALSESILEENGKLSIDDNLSSSELVRKEKRVKVDDEMEDLSGEGVTNGSDLEFSYDINFLTMFLDKNIDHYNSLWSTSNCIGQRELRDWLWKLWIGKPGLRDLIWKGACIALNTNKWSKCMVELCSSHNISLPANEEKFPVGTGSNPVYLVGDNVVKIFVEDGLQASLHALGTELEFYNLMQKSESTLKNHVPTILASGIVCLENGVYNITPWNGKGVPDVIANHSIVREAFPDTEYPFGIWSKKQFEYKKAGMPLDELVSSGGHSNTWPYIITKRCKGKIFAELRDELSWDEVSDLASFLGKQLHDLHVLPVTPLNNLSYLQIEKKLEIDNSLKENLTENVDIPEASKVFFTILNRKKKDVTNRLTKWGYPIPSTLIEKVHEYLPNNFMELHSLFKNENGSFEVRNCCSWIHTDIMDDNIHLEQSYIESSNACTVNSDINGSSNGKKITWRPSYIYDFSNMSLGDPILDVIPIHLDIFRGDLQLLKKLFESYGHPFGKRTSLVNGSIVRRISYLAMCYCIIHEENILGAIFGTRKELRTVNSWEGVEEAVWGDLNNYF, from the exons ATGGAGGTTGTTGACCGCGATTCACAGTTTCCAATTGTGACGAGAGATCGAAGACCTGATGCACTTGGTGATTTCAATCTTCTTTCCGATGAAATCGTTTGTTCGATTCTCAATTTGTTATCACCTCGTGATGTTGCTCGTCTTGCTTGTGCTAGCAG TGTGATGTATATCTTATGCAATGAAGAACCTTTATGGATGAACTTATGCCTCAGTAAAGAAAATCGCCAGTTTCAATACAAAGGATCATGGAAGAGGACGACATTGGATGG ACTGCAAGTTATGAGTAAATGTGAAGACCCTTGCAAAAAACCACTACAGTTTGATG GGTTTAACTCCTTATTTCTGTATAAACGATTATATCGTTGCTATACCCAATTGGATGGATTTGCTtttgatcaaggaaatgttgaaagAAAAACAGACCTTTCACAAGAAGAGTTCTTTCATCAGTATGATGGACTTAAACCT GTTTTGGTTTCGGGATTGGCTGATACTTGGGCAGCAAGAAAAACCTGGACTCCTGAACAACTGTTAGAAAAATACGGTGATACATCATTCAGAATATCTCAAAGAAGTGCAAATAAAATATCCATGAAACTTAAAGATTATGTCTCATACATACAAGAACAACATGACGAGGATCCTCTCTACATATTTGACGATAAG TTTGGGGAAGTTGCACCAGATTTATTAAAAGATTACAGTGTGCCTCATCTATTCCCAGATGACTATTTTGATGTATTAGATAGTGATCTGCGACCTCCTTATAGATGGCTCATTATTGGACCAGAAAGGTCTGGTGCATCTTGGCATGTTGACCCTGCTCTTACCAGTGcctggaatactcttttgtgtggCCGTAAACG GTGGGCCCTGTATCCTCCTGGAAGAGTACCTTTAGGTGTGACGGTACAtgtaaatgatgaagatggtgatgttgACATTGAAACTCCATCTTCATTGCAG TGGTGGTTGGATTTTTATCCGCTTCTTGCTGATGAAGATAAACCAATAGAGTGTACACAGTTACCTGGCGAGACTATCTATGTTCCAACTGGTTGGTGGCATTGTGTTCTGAACTTAGAGACAACTATTGCTGTAACTCAAAATTATGTCAACTCTAAAAATTTCGAATATGTATGTTTGGATATGGCACCCGGTTATCAACATAAAGGAGTTTGTCGTGCTGGATTACTAGCCCTTAGTGAAAGCATACTTGAAGAAAATGGAAAATTGTCCATTGATGATAATTTGAGTTCTTCAGAACTGGTTAGAAAAGAAAAAAGAGTCAAAGTTGATGACGAAATGGAGGATTTAAGCGGTGAAGGTGTTACAAATGGGTCTGATTTAGAGTTTTCTTATGACATAAATTTCCTTACTATGTTTTTGGACAAAAACATAGACCATTACAATTCGTTATGGAGCACAAGTAATTGTATTGGACAGAGAGAATTGAGAGATTGGTTGTGGAAACTTTGGATTGGGAAACCTGGACTACGTGACCTAATATGGAAG GGAGCTTGTATTGCGTTAAATACCAACAAATGGTCAAAATGCATGGTAGAACTATGTTCCAGTCATAATATCTCTTTGCCCGCAAATGAAGAGAAGTTTCCAGTTGGCACTGGTAGCAACCCT GTTTATCTTGTTGGTGACAATGTGGTCAAGATTTTTGTAGAGGACGGGTTGCAAGCTAGTCTCCATGCATTGGGAACAGAG CTCGAGTTCTACAATCTAATGCAAAAGTCAGAGTCTACATTAAAAAACCATGTTCCTACTATCTTAGCAAGTGGTATTGTATGTCTTGAAAACGGAGTATATAATATTACGCCATGGAATGGAAAAGGTGTACCCGATGTAATTGCAAATCATAGTATAGTTCGGGAAGCTTTTCCCGACACTGAGTACCCGTTTGGCATCTGGAGCAAAAAACAATTCGAGTATAAAAAAGCTGGTATGCCATTGGACGAATTAGTTAGTTCTGGTGGACACTCAAACACTTGGCCCTACATTATAACAAAGAGATGTAAAGGCAAAATATTTGCTGAGCT AAGGGATGAACTCTCATGGGATGAGGTCTCTGACCTTGCTTCGTTTTTAGGGAAGCAGTTACATGACCTTCATGTTTTGCCTGTTACTCCTCTGAATAATTTGTCGTATCTACAAATAGAGAAAAAACTGGAGATTGACAACAGTTTAAAGGAGAATCTCACCGAAAATGTCGATATCCCAGAAGCATCGAAAGTTTTCTTCACAATCCTAAATAGAAAAAAGAAGGATGTAACCAATCGCTTGACTAAATG GGGTTATCCAATTCCAAGCACTTTGATCGAGAAAGTTCACGAGTATCTTCCTAATAACTTTATGGAGTTGCATAGTTTGTTCAAG AATGAAAATGGGTCGTTTGAAGTAAGGAATTGTTGCTCATGGATACACACGGATATAATGGATGACAATATTCACCTGGAGCAGTCTTATATTGAATCATCTAATGCTTGTACAGTAAATAGTGATATAAACGGATCCAGCAATGGGAAGAAGATAACATGGCGTCCTAGCTATATCTATGATTTCAGCAATATGTCTCTAG GCGATCCAATATTGGATGTAATCCCAATTCATCTAGACATATTTCGCGGAGATTTGCAGCTCTTGAAGAAGCTATTTGAAAGCTACGGACACCCTTTTGGGAAAAGAACTTCATTAGTGAATGGCTCTATAGTCAGACGAATTTCATACCTAGCCAT GTGCTATTGTATCATACACGAGGAGAATATACTGGGAGCGATATTTGGTACGAGGAAAGAATTGAGGACTGTAAACTCATGGGAGGGGGTTGAGGAAGCTGTGTGGGGAGATCTTAATAATTACTTTTAA
- the LOC139869257 gene encoding uncharacterized protein codes for METRKLSSMVASCKKHPMHQQSPGVCSLCLRERLSKISGSSSHTISALSSSCSTSFISTISSACSSYKASPMHKDRNQRKTNDDHVEGKGYFSFLRKSRSMAYVSEKIVNNGVKKKKGGGFWSRLIGLRKDNKRSTQEGSTLTHSRTTRETLTTLI; via the coding sequence ATGGAAACCCGAAAATTATCATCAATGGTTGCAAGTTGCAAGAAACACCCGATGCACCAACAATCTCCCGGGGTTTGTTCCTTGTGTTTGAGAGAACGATTATCGAAAATATCGGGATCTTCATCACATACTATTTCAGCACTATCTTCATCGTGTTCGACATCATTTATCTCTACGATATCTTCTGCTTGTTCATCATACAAAGCATCTCCCATGCATAAAGATAGAAATCAACGTAAAACTAATGATGATCACGTGGAAGGAAAAGGGTATTTTTCTTTTTTGAGAAAGAGTAGATCAATGGCTTATGTTAGTGAAAAAATTGTGAACAATGGTGTGAAAAAAAAGAAGGGAGGTGGATTTTGGTCAAGATTGATTGGGTTAAGGAAAGATAATAAAAGATCAACACAAGAGGGTTCAACACTCACGCATTCAAGAACTACAAGAGAAACGTTGACTACATTGATTTGA